One part of the Dyadobacter sp. 676 genome encodes these proteins:
- a CDS encoding Crp/Fnr family transcriptional regulator has protein sequence MHTDFEHYLAKQTTLPAETIRYISGLAVLRGLHKNEALLNAGEICRHKIFVIKGMLRTYHIRPDGNEHILQFSPQHTWTLDVESYDRQVPSLVNIAAVERSEVLLWKKSDFDSLLRNIPELKSLSERLISRNIYSSRNRILTILSGTPEERYADFVRAFPDYLSRMPLRMVAGYLGISLKTLTRIRHAQLRREAGIMDK, from the coding sequence ATGCATACGGACTTCGAACATTATCTGGCCAAACAAACGACGCTGCCCGCCGAGACCATCAGGTACATCAGCGGCCTGGCGGTCCTGCGGGGGCTGCACAAGAACGAAGCGCTCCTGAATGCGGGGGAAATCTGCCGCCATAAAATATTCGTTATAAAAGGTATGCTCCGTACCTACCATATCAGGCCCGACGGCAACGAGCATATTCTTCAGTTTTCGCCGCAGCATACGTGGACGCTGGACGTTGAAAGCTACGACAGGCAAGTACCATCGCTGGTGAACATCGCGGCGGTGGAACGAAGCGAGGTCTTGCTCTGGAAAAAAAGCGATTTCGACAGCCTCCTGAGGAATATTCCGGAACTTAAAAGCCTTTCCGAAAGGCTTATTTCCCGCAATATCTATTCAAGCCGGAACCGCATCCTGACGATTCTGAGCGGCACGCCGGAGGAACGGTATGCCGATTTTGTCCGCGCATTCCCCGACTACCTTTCGCGAATGCCGCTTCGGATGGTCGCCGGCTACCTGGGTATTTCCCTGAAAACCCTGACGCGGATACGACACGCGCAACTGCGGCGCGAAGCAGGAATTATGGACAAATGA
- a CDS encoding SDR family oxidoreductase, translated as MRVFVTGASGFVGSAIVDELLKNGHEVLGLVRSDKSAGALEAAGATPLRGDVNDAGVLYAGATNADAVIHTAFNHDFSQYKANCEADRQVIKTLGEALAGSGKPLVVTSGTGILHYDRPITEDDVLSAGSDVIPRAVTDEAANAVAATGVDVYIVRLPASVHGAGDHGFVPIIVGIAKEKGESAYIGDGDNRWPAVHRFDAAVLYRLIIEKRPDLKVLHAVAEEGIPFREIAKTIGTGLNLPVTGKTDEAATAHFGWFTHFAGMNCVASSARTRETLGWDTNAPGLLTDIETAGYLTASPAARH; from the coding sequence ATGCGTGTATTTGTAACAGGGGCCTCGGGGTTCGTAGGCTCCGCGATTGTCGACGAACTCTTAAAAAATGGCCATGAAGTGCTTGGTCTGGTACGCTCCGACAAAAGTGCCGGAGCATTGGAAGCAGCCGGGGCGACGCCGCTCCGCGGGGATGTAAACGATGCCGGAGTACTCTACGCCGGAGCGACAAATGCCGATGCCGTCATTCATACGGCATTCAATCATGATTTTTCCCAATACAAAGCCAACTGTGAGGCCGACAGGCAGGTCATCAAAACGCTCGGTGAGGCGCTGGCAGGTTCCGGCAAACCGCTCGTGGTCACTTCCGGGACCGGCATTTTGCATTACGACCGGCCGATCACCGAGGACGACGTGCTGAGCGCGGGCTCGGACGTTATCCCGAGGGCGGTCACGGACGAAGCCGCCAATGCCGTCGCAGCTACGGGCGTCGACGTATATATCGTGCGCCTGCCGGCTAGTGTACACGGCGCGGGAGATCATGGTTTTGTGCCGATTATCGTCGGCATCGCGAAAGAAAAAGGCGAGTCGGCCTACATTGGCGACGGCGACAACCGCTGGCCGGCGGTGCACCGCTTTGACGCGGCCGTGCTTTATCGCCTGATCATCGAAAAACGTCCGGACCTTAAAGTGCTGCATGCCGTAGCGGAAGAAGGTATCCCGTTCCGCGAAATTGCCAAAACGATCGGCACGGGGTTGAACCTGCCCGTGACGGGAAAAACCGACGAAGCAGCTACTGCCCATTTCGGCTGGTTTACCCATTTCGCGGGCATGAACTGCGTAGCGTCGAGTGCCAGAACACGGGAAACACTCGGCTGGGATACAAACGCTCCCGGCTTGCTTACCGACATCGAAACGGCGGGTTACCTCACCGCTTCTCCCGCAGCCCGGCACTAA
- the katG gene encoding catalase/peroxidase HPI — translation MENGSNDISKCPFHNGTMNHNVGGGGTGNRDWWPNQLKLNILRQHSSLSNPMGEDFNYAEAFKSLDLEAVKTDLHALMTDSQDWWPADFGHYGPLFIRMAWHSAGTYRVFDGRGGAGSGQQRFAPLNSWPDNVSLDKARRLLWPIKQKYGNKLSWADLLILAGNIALESMGFKTFGFAGGRADVWEADEDVYWGSETTWLGNDRRYAHGKPGPDDQGVLPTDENADGNIHSRHLEEPLAAAHMGLIYVNPEGPDGNPDPIAAAKDIRETFGRMAMNDEETVALIAGGHSFGKTHGAASSDHVGPEPEGADLEHQGLGWSNSFGSGKGADTITSGLEVIWTTTPTKWSNNFFENLFAFEWELTKSPGGAHQWVAKDAGEIIPDAYDSTKKHRPTMLTTDLSLRFDPVYEKISRHFLENPDAFADAFARAWFKLTHRDMGPRNRYLGPDVPEEVLLWQDPIPAVDHELVNDNDVAALKANILASGLSVSELVATAWASASTFRGSDKRGGANGARIRLAPQKDWKVNNPAQLQKVLRTLESIQQEFNDTQSTGKRISLADLIVLAGCAGVEKAAQDAGHAITVPFTPGRTDASQEQTDVESVGYLEPIADGFRNYRSTRFNVSTEELLVDKAQLLTLTAPEMTVLLGGLRVLNINYDGSKNGVFTNRPGVLTNDFFVNLLDMNTSWKAMSQDRETYLGTDRSSGQPKWTATRADLVFGSHAELRAIAEVYGSADAGQKFAKDFVAAWNKVMNLDRFDLV, via the coding sequence ATGGAAAACGGATCTAACGACATCAGTAAATGCCCTTTTCACAACGGGACAATGAATCACAATGTAGGCGGCGGCGGTACCGGGAACCGGGACTGGTGGCCAAACCAACTGAAACTCAATATCCTGCGCCAGCATTCATCCCTCTCCAATCCGATGGGCGAAGATTTTAACTACGCCGAAGCTTTCAAAAGCCTCGATCTGGAAGCAGTCAAAACGGACCTTCACGCACTCATGACGGATTCGCAGGACTGGTGGCCTGCCGACTTCGGGCATTACGGGCCATTGTTTATCCGGATGGCATGGCACAGCGCGGGAACTTACCGGGTATTCGACGGCCGTGGCGGCGCCGGATCAGGTCAGCAGCGTTTTGCACCGCTCAACAGCTGGCCCGACAACGTAAGCCTCGACAAGGCACGCCGGCTTTTGTGGCCCATCAAACAAAAATATGGTAACAAGCTCTCCTGGGCCGATTTGCTCATCCTCGCAGGTAATATCGCGCTGGAATCGATGGGTTTCAAAACATTCGGGTTTGCCGGGGGCCGGGCCGATGTATGGGAAGCCGACGAGGACGTATATTGGGGTTCGGAAACTACCTGGCTGGGCAACGATCGTCGCTATGCGCACGGCAAGCCGGGCCCCGACGATCAGGGCGTACTGCCCACCGACGAGAATGCGGATGGTAACATTCATTCCCGCCACCTCGAAGAACCGCTCGCAGCGGCACATATGGGGCTTATTTACGTAAACCCCGAGGGGCCCGACGGTAACCCCGACCCTATCGCCGCTGCAAAGGATATCCGGGAAACTTTCGGCCGGATGGCAATGAACGACGAGGAAACCGTCGCATTGATCGCCGGCGGCCACAGCTTCGGTAAAACACATGGCGCGGCATCTTCCGACCACGTGGGACCGGAACCCGAAGGCGCTGACCTCGAACATCAGGGACTGGGTTGGAGCAACAGTTTCGGCTCCGGAAAAGGCGCCGATACCATCACGAGCGGCCTGGAAGTAATCTGGACGACTACGCCCACGAAATGGAGCAACAACTTTTTTGAAAACTTGTTCGCTTTCGAATGGGAACTGACCAAAAGTCCGGGCGGCGCCCATCAGTGGGTAGCCAAAGATGCCGGTGAAATCATACCGGACGCTTACGACAGCACCAAAAAGCACCGTCCTACGATGCTGACGACCGACCTCTCGCTGCGTTTTGATCCTGTTTATGAAAAAATATCGAGACATTTTCTCGAAAATCCCGACGCATTTGCAGACGCATTCGCCCGGGCGTGGTTCAAACTGACGCACCGCGACATGGGCCCGCGCAACCGGTACCTCGGCCCTGATGTACCCGAAGAAGTCCTCCTGTGGCAAGATCCTATCCCGGCTGTGGACCATGAACTGGTCAACGACAACGATGTTGCCGCCCTGAAAGCGAATATCCTGGCCTCCGGCCTGAGCGTTTCCGAGCTGGTCGCCACCGCATGGGCTTCGGCTTCGACGTTCCGGGGCTCCGACAAACGCGGCGGCGCCAACGGCGCCCGCATCCGTCTGGCGCCCCAAAAAGACTGGAAAGTGAACAATCCGGCGCAGTTGCAAAAAGTACTCCGCACATTGGAGAGCATTCAGCAGGAATTCAACGATACACAATCGACGGGCAAGAGAATCTCACTGGCCGACCTGATCGTGCTCGCGGGCTGTGCCGGTGTGGAGAAGGCAGCGCAGGACGCAGGACATGCTATTACCGTTCCGTTTACCCCCGGCCGCACGGACGCATCGCAGGAGCAGACGGACGTGGAATCGGTAGGCTACCTGGAACCGATCGCCGACGGTTTCCGCAATTACCGCAGCACCCGATTCAATGTTTCAACCGAAGAATTGCTGGTTGACAAAGCGCAGTTGCTGACGCTTACCGCGCCGGAAATGACGGTACTGCTCGGCGGTTTGCGGGTACTGAATATCAATTATGATGGTTCCAAAAACGGCGTTTTCACAAACCGTCCGGGCGTGCTGACAAACGATTTCTTCGTTAATTTGCTCGATATGAACACTTCGTGGAAGGCGATGAGCCAGGACAGGGAAACGTACCTCGGTACCGATCGTTCGAGCGGACAACCTAAATGGACGGCCACCCGTGCGGATCTCGTATTCGGCTCGCACGCCGAACTGAGAGCGATAGCCGAAGTGTATGGCAGCGCCGATGCCGGGCAGAAATTCGCCAAAGATTTTGTTGCGGCGTGGAACAAGGTCATGAACCTCGACCGGTTCGACCTGGTCTGA
- a CDS encoding AMP-binding protein: protein MAGQSAEHFNVVDLFHDAAQAHPGKAAIIYRDQAVSFGDFEKEVIRMAAHLAHKGIGKGDRVLVFVPMSTDLYRVVLALLRLGAVAVFLDEWVRAGRLNECCRLAQCRAFIGTFKGRLLAWLLPGLRSIPLRLGVQYDAGLPVPVFPETGRADVALITFTTGSTGIPKAAIRTHGLLHEQFQALLPLIDAQQEEVCMPVLPIVLLINLGAGVTSVIAGFNPRKPDTMQPATIAAQISRHRVRTVIASPFFVKRLSRYLLDNGLVLNSIQKILTGGAPVFPSEAKSYRNAFPNASIRIVYGSTEAEPMTVIAADELIVADTGKGLKVGKTEPGAMVRIIGIRDGEITASTPGELAVLELQQGEIGEIIVSGKHVLRDYLHNPQALKRNKIFIGDQCWHRTGDSGFFDANGNLFLMGRCTSLIRTTDGLLSTFLFENHLQAIEGVEMGTVMMLDNKLAAVVELDPAADPARVRAAVSELPVVPDEVIFVPKIPRDPRHNSKIDYTKLRMQVARGK from the coding sequence ATGGCAGGCCAATCCGCTGAACATTTCAATGTGGTCGATCTTTTTCATGACGCCGCACAAGCGCATCCGGGGAAGGCCGCGATCATTTATCGGGACCAGGCGGTCTCCTTCGGCGATTTCGAAAAGGAAGTAATACGGATGGCCGCGCATCTTGCACATAAAGGTATCGGTAAAGGGGATCGTGTGCTGGTGTTTGTTCCGATGAGCACCGATCTGTACCGGGTCGTGCTGGCGCTGCTTCGGCTTGGGGCGGTGGCGGTGTTTCTGGATGAATGGGTGAGGGCAGGAAGACTGAACGAATGCTGCCGGTTGGCGCAATGCAGGGCGTTTATCGGCACCTTTAAGGGCCGGCTGCTGGCGTGGCTGCTGCCCGGATTGCGGTCTATTCCGTTGCGTTTGGGCGTGCAATACGATGCCGGCTTGCCTGTGCCGGTTTTTCCTGAAACAGGGCGGGCCGACGTCGCACTGATCACATTCACGACGGGAAGCACAGGCATTCCCAAAGCGGCCATTCGAACGCACGGCTTGCTGCACGAGCAATTCCAGGCATTGTTGCCGCTTATCGACGCGCAACAGGAGGAAGTTTGCATGCCGGTTTTGCCGATAGTTCTGCTGATCAACCTGGGCGCGGGTGTAACGTCGGTGATCGCAGGATTTAATCCGCGGAAACCCGATACCATGCAGCCGGCTACGATCGCTGCTCAGATCAGCCGGCACCGTGTCCGTACGGTCATCGCGTCGCCGTTCTTTGTTAAGCGATTGTCCCGGTATTTGCTGGATAACGGTTTGGTTTTGAATAGTATACAGAAAATACTCACCGGCGGCGCGCCGGTTTTCCCCAGCGAAGCGAAGAGCTACCGGAATGCATTCCCCAATGCCTCGATCCGTATCGTCTATGGCTCTACAGAAGCGGAGCCAATGACCGTGATCGCTGCCGACGAGCTGATAGTCGCAGATACGGGTAAGGGATTGAAAGTAGGGAAAACCGAGCCGGGTGCGATGGTCAGAATTATCGGAATCCGCGACGGCGAGATTACTGCTTCCACTCCGGGGGAGCTGGCTGTCCTGGAATTACAACAAGGGGAGATCGGCGAGATTATCGTCTCGGGAAAACATGTTCTGCGGGATTACCTCCATAATCCGCAAGCGCTCAAACGCAATAAAATTTTCATAGGCGACCAGTGCTGGCACCGGACGGGCGACAGCGGTTTCTTCGATGCAAATGGTAACCTCTTTCTGATGGGCCGCTGCACATCTTTGATCCGCACGACCGACGGGTTGTTGTCGACATTTCTTTTTGAAAACCATTTGCAGGCTATTGAAGGCGTGGAAATGGGAACCGTAATGATGTTGGATAACAAACTGGCCGCTGTCGTCGAGCTGGACCCGGCCGCTGACCCCGCCCGGGTCAGGGCGGCTGTGAGCGAACTGCCGGTGGTGCCGGACGAGGTTATTTTTGTACCCAAAATCCCCAGGGACCCGCGGCACAATTCCAAAATAGACTATACAAAACTCCGGATGCAGGTCGCTCGCGGGAAATAA
- a CDS encoding DUF3419 family protein, giving the protein MAKSCHGFTRSGLSTVFFAPKPPVEQAHFYHQKWNTWRWRLLFRFFFSKYVMGRYGRDPEFQKQVRGSVSKFIFEKAAGQLASVAAQDNFILRYTLTGGFDRLLPHYLQKENYGMIRRNLDRLHLQEGYAQAAIGRYGRFHCMNLSDIFEYMDPELFAKTALRLIDGTEPGGRLAYWNLMVPRRISEILPEAVTCNQAEAARLTAIDRGFFYKEFIIDTVK; this is encoded by the coding sequence GTGGCAAAATCCTGCCATGGATTCACTCGAAGCGGGTTATCGACGGTCTTTTTTGCACCAAAACCGCCGGTGGAGCAAGCCCATTTTTACCATCAAAAATGGAATACCTGGCGCTGGCGGCTTCTTTTCCGTTTTTTTTTCAGCAAATATGTGATGGGCAGATACGGGCGCGATCCCGAGTTTCAGAAACAGGTTCGCGGCTCCGTTTCAAAATTCATATTCGAGAAAGCCGCCGGCCAGCTCGCCTCGGTGGCTGCACAGGATAACTTTATTTTACGGTACACGTTGACTGGCGGCTTTGACCGACTTTTGCCGCATTATCTTCAAAAAGAGAATTACGGGATGATCCGCCGCAATCTGGACAGGCTGCATTTGCAGGAAGGCTACGCTCAGGCGGCAATCGGCCGGTACGGCAGGTTTCATTGTATGAATCTGTCGGATATTTTCGAATATATGGACCCCGAACTGTTCGCAAAGACAGCCCTTAGGCTTATCGACGGCACCGAACCGGGAGGCAGGCTGGCTTACTGGAACCTGATGGTACCACGGCGGATTTCAGAAATACTACCGGAAGCCGTAACCTGTAACCAGGCCGAGGCCGCGCGGTTGACGGCGATCGATAGAGGCTTTTTTTACAAGGAATTCATCATTGACACCGTGAAATGA
- a CDS encoding PEP/pyruvate-binding domain-containing protein, whose product MHFISDTESHKAADFTVGGKAGNLFRLKNLGMPVPRFAVIPWESLLGRMPEALLIGDHTALRRSMDGIVIDCDFILALSQALGDVPYYAVRSSAVDEDGQGFSFAGQLESFLFVNRQHLAVRIREVWQSAFSERVSAYRRHHGLLRPAGVGVVVQEMIDADVAGVAFGANPVTGNRKEKVINAVFGLGDGLVSGELDADQFVLSSRDIQAKTVIKTQMSVQDAVKGTGVVLQPVPQADRHKPALTDDQIYRIGAILDQLEKELGQPQDIEFAIRKGEIYLLQTRPVTTLITAGRRPANYILWDNSNIVESYPGVTTPLTFSFISKSYETAYKLFSAYLGVSASVIKRNERVFANTLGFLNGRVYYNLKSWYHMLAMLPGYSINARFMEKMMGVKEQFDIPASYRLTKGKAWWGISKMVVRMLFRFWALPRKRRQFMRLVESTIAEYKAIPFGEKDAAALMHLYLDFERKLLLEWKAPLLNDFFAMIWFGMLQKQSEQITDGCNPNLHNDLLCGSNDIISVQPVHRSIAIAACIASIAPLRDLFLTENECAIHEKLATATSPDWMAVKTDIDRYIADFGERCVGELKLETVSYAQEPARFIKVLKSYVETGITAEQISGGREEVIRLRAEAEMKQYLKGKPLRRWKMRITLHYARELVSARENLRYERTRAFGIVREIFTFIGKRFYTNGLLDEPRDIFYLTKEEIFSYIEGTAVTQDVGALVALRKAAFQTYTRLGALSERFATYGVPYHGNDFFSMDRVETHDGELKGIGCSPGRVSGKARVVLDPAEVASLNGDILVTSSTDPGWVTLFPGALGIIVERGSLLSHSAIVSREMGKPCIVGVTGLLKVLKTGDEIEMDGSTGIIRRVSR is encoded by the coding sequence ATGCACTTCATTTCCGATACGGAATCACACAAAGCGGCGGACTTCACAGTCGGCGGCAAAGCGGGGAATCTCTTCCGGTTGAAGAACCTGGGAATGCCGGTCCCGCGGTTCGCCGTGATCCCCTGGGAATCGTTGCTTGGCCGTATGCCGGAGGCGCTTCTGATCGGCGACCATACGGCGTTACGACGTAGTATGGACGGGATCGTTATCGATTGTGACTTCATACTGGCGTTGTCGCAAGCATTGGGAGATGTGCCGTATTATGCGGTACGGTCGTCGGCCGTGGATGAGGACGGGCAGGGATTTTCGTTCGCGGGCCAGTTGGAAAGCTTCCTGTTTGTCAACCGGCAGCATTTGGCGGTCAGGATCAGAGAGGTCTGGCAGTCGGCGTTTTCGGAGAGGGTATCCGCTTACCGGCGCCATCACGGGCTTCTCCGACCGGCCGGCGTAGGGGTGGTGGTGCAGGAAATGATCGATGCGGATGTTGCCGGGGTCGCCTTCGGAGCGAATCCCGTAACGGGCAACCGGAAGGAAAAGGTGATCAATGCCGTATTCGGATTGGGGGACGGGCTGGTTTCCGGAGAGCTGGATGCCGACCAGTTTGTTCTGAGTAGCAGGGATATTCAGGCCAAAACGGTAATTAAAACACAAATGTCGGTGCAAGATGCCGTAAAGGGAACCGGTGTCGTTTTACAGCCCGTACCGCAGGCCGATCGGCACAAGCCGGCGCTTACGGACGATCAGATTTACCGCATCGGGGCAATTCTCGACCAGCTCGAAAAAGAGCTGGGGCAGCCTCAGGATATCGAGTTCGCTATCAGGAAAGGGGAAATTTACTTACTTCAAACCAGGCCGGTTACCACGCTGATTACCGCCGGCAGGCGGCCCGCTAATTATATTTTATGGGATAACAGCAATATCGTCGAATCGTACCCCGGCGTTACGACACCGCTTACTTTTTCCTTTATCAGTAAATCCTATGAAACGGCCTACAAGCTTTTCAGCGCCTATCTCGGAGTAAGCGCATCTGTCATCAAAAGGAATGAAAGAGTATTTGCCAATACGCTGGGGTTCCTTAACGGCCGGGTCTACTATAACCTTAAAAGCTGGTATCACATGCTGGCAATGCTGCCCGGTTACAGTATCAACGCCCGTTTCATGGAAAAAATGATGGGAGTGAAGGAGCAATTCGATATTCCGGCTTCTTACCGCCTGACGAAGGGTAAAGCTTGGTGGGGCATCTCAAAAATGGTCGTGCGGATGCTTTTTCGGTTTTGGGCACTTCCGCGGAAACGGCGACAGTTTATGCGGCTGGTCGAGAGTACGATCGCCGAATACAAGGCAATCCCCTTTGGAGAAAAGGACGCTGCCGCGCTCATGCATTTGTATCTCGATTTTGAACGGAAACTGCTGCTCGAATGGAAAGCCCCTCTGCTGAACGACTTTTTCGCGATGATCTGGTTCGGTATGCTGCAAAAACAATCGGAACAAATCACCGATGGCTGTAATCCGAACCTGCATAACGATCTGCTTTGCGGGAGCAACGACATTATTTCGGTACAACCGGTCCACCGCAGCATCGCGATCGCGGCGTGCATCGCTTCGATCGCCCCACTTAGGGACCTGTTTCTGACCGAAAACGAATGCGCGATCCACGAGAAGCTCGCAACGGCGACCTCGCCCGATTGGATGGCTGTAAAAACGGATATCGACCGATATATCGCCGATTTCGGCGAACGCTGTGTGGGCGAGCTGAAACTGGAAACGGTGTCCTACGCCCAGGAGCCCGCCCGTTTTATCAAAGTCCTGAAATCGTATGTGGAAACCGGCATCACCGCCGAACAGATTTCGGGCGGAAGAGAGGAGGTAATTCGCTTGCGTGCGGAAGCGGAAATGAAACAATACCTGAAAGGGAAGCCACTGAGGCGGTGGAAAATGCGGATCACCCTTCATTACGCGCGTGAGCTTGTAAGTGCACGTGAGAACCTGCGCTACGAGCGCACACGGGCGTTCGGGATCGTGCGGGAGATTTTTACGTTTATAGGAAAGCGGTTTTACACCAACGGGCTGCTGGACGAGCCACGGGATATTTTTTACCTCACCAAAGAAGAGATTTTCAGCTATATAGAAGGGACGGCGGTAACACAGGACGTCGGGGCATTGGTTGCATTGCGGAAAGCGGCGTTTCAGACATATACCCGGCTGGGAGCCCTTTCGGAGCGGTTTGCGACCTACGGCGTGCCTTACCATGGCAACGACTTTTTCAGTATGGACCGCGTAGAAACCCATGACGGCGAATTGAAGGGAATCGGATGTTCACCCGGCAGGGTTTCCGGAAAGGCGAGAGTAGTGCTGGACCCGGCTGAGGTTGCTTCGTTGAATGGCGATATTCTCGTGACTTCCAGTACCGATCCCGGATGGGTGACGCTCTTTCCCGGCGCTCTGGGCATTATCGTCGAGCGCGGCAGTCTGCTGAGCCATTCGGCGATCGTTTCCCGGGAGATGGGTAAACCATGCATTGTAGGCGTGACGGGGTTACTGAAAGTGCTGAAAACCGGGGACGAGATCGAAATGGATGGTAGTACGGGCATTATCAGGAGGGTTTCGCGATGA
- a CDS encoding hydroxymethylglutaryl-CoA reductase, whose translation MSSSSETTQKALRAMSALQNLEQLLEDIRKKPASKEPPENLPAEIPVSPDGIRKRLAFLLNKTGSDFPYLSGEKHFSELSALEGNIENYIGMSLVPTGVIGPVSVLGSMAKGDFYVPMATSEGSLLASYHRGAKACYLAGGATSVCLIDGVQRSPVFKFDNLGNLGTFLVWILGQIDKFHRITERTSRFAKLIDMKSNVEGNHLILTFEYHTGDASGQNMVTICTDAICQHIIQNAPVQPQFWFIESNFSGDKKATSHSFANVRGKKVTAEIALPKRVVHEVLKTTPEAMADYWRSSTIGTIQSGAIGAQGHYANGLTALFIATGQDVACVSEASVGITRMELTDDGGLYVSVTLPNLIVGTVGGGTSLPTQRECLELLGCYGAGNTRKFAEICGAVVLAGEISIAAALSAGQFSAAHKKFGRKK comes from the coding sequence ATGTCCTCATCCAGTGAAACCACACAGAAAGCACTACGTGCCATGAGTGCTTTGCAAAATCTCGAACAGTTGTTGGAGGACATAAGGAAAAAGCCTGCAAGTAAGGAACCGCCGGAGAATTTGCCTGCCGAGATACCGGTCTCTCCGGACGGAATTCGGAAAAGGCTTGCGTTTTTGCTGAACAAGACCGGCAGCGATTTTCCTTATCTGAGCGGAGAAAAGCATTTTTCGGAGCTCTCGGCTCTGGAAGGGAACATCGAGAATTACATTGGAATGTCGCTGGTGCCAACCGGTGTGATCGGGCCGGTGTCGGTGCTCGGATCGATGGCGAAGGGCGACTTTTATGTGCCGATGGCAACGAGCGAGGGCAGTTTGCTGGCCTCGTACCATCGCGGGGCAAAGGCCTGCTATCTGGCGGGTGGAGCTACTTCGGTGTGCCTGATCGACGGTGTACAAAGGTCGCCGGTTTTCAAATTCGACAATCTCGGGAATCTGGGTACTTTTCTGGTCTGGATACTGGGCCAGATCGACAAATTCCACCGCATTACCGAGCGGACGAGCCGTTTCGCGAAGCTGATCGACATGAAATCCAACGTCGAGGGAAACCACCTTATCCTGACATTCGAATACCACACGGGTGATGCTTCGGGGCAAAACATGGTGACGATCTGTACCGACGCCATCTGCCAGCATATTATCCAAAATGCGCCAGTGCAGCCGCAATTCTGGTTTATCGAGAGTAATTTTTCCGGCGACAAGAAGGCGACTTCGCATTCTTTTGCCAATGTGCGGGGCAAGAAAGTAACGGCCGAAATAGCACTTCCGAAACGGGTTGTGCATGAGGTGCTTAAGACAACACCGGAGGCCATGGCGGATTACTGGCGGTCGTCGACGATCGGTACCATACAGAGTGGCGCCATTGGGGCACAGGGCCATTATGCCAACGGCCTGACGGCGCTCTTCATCGCCACGGGGCAGGACGTCGCCTGCGTTTCGGAGGCGTCTGTAGGTATTACACGCATGGAACTTACGGACGATGGCGGTTTATATGTTTCGGTAACGCTGCCTAACCTGATCGTCGGCACGGTAGGCGGCGGAACTTCGCTGCCTACGCAAAGAGAATGTCTGGAACTGCTGGGGTGCTATGGCGCCGGTAACACGCGGAAGTTCGCCGAAATATGCGGGGCTGTGGTGCTGGCCGGTGAAATATCGATTGCGGCAGCATTGTCGGCCGGGCAATTTTCGGCCGCACACAAGAAATTCGGCCGGAAGAAATGA